In a single window of the Petrotoga mexicana DSM 14811 genome:
- a CDS encoding BMP family lipoprotein, protein MKKYLSVFFVVLFLFSTIFAFKVTMVTDVGGLGDKSFNDGTWQGVLRARDELGVEIAVIQSSEQTDYLPNLSNAARDSDVVIAVGFMMTDVLFNVAPQFPDVYFVGIDIEPSPGQIVPSNVVCYVFNEHESSFPAGYLAAMMTKTGKVGFIGGVPVPAVTKYEAGYAAGVKVYNELHNEDVQVISGYANTFNDPALGKSLALTQMENGADIVFHASGPTGNGVIDAAKEKGSNLYDLPKNAPLEQIIDKYYELEKNYFAIGVDVDQDYMAPGYVLTSAMKRVDTAAFEGIQASMSVRTFESGVFRLGMKEDGVSITPMKYTRSMVPIRYFVEIEYLKKLIKEGKLIIPSDPSQIGSFEVPEITFPY, encoded by the coding sequence ATGAAAAAGTACCTAAGTGTTTTCTTTGTTGTTTTGTTCTTATTTTCTACTATTTTTGCTTTCAAAGTAACCATGGTCACCGACGTAGGAGGATTAGGAGACAAATCTTTCAACGACGGAACATGGCAAGGCGTTTTAAGAGCAAGGGATGAATTAGGGGTAGAAATCGCAGTAATCCAATCATCTGAACAAACTGATTATTTACCAAATCTATCTAACGCTGCAAGAGATTCAGACGTTGTAATAGCCGTGGGCTTTATGATGACAGATGTTTTGTTCAACGTAGCTCCTCAATTTCCTGATGTTTATTTTGTAGGGATAGATATCGAACCATCTCCTGGACAAATAGTCCCTTCAAACGTAGTTTGCTATGTTTTCAACGAGCATGAATCAAGCTTCCCGGCAGGTTATTTGGCTGCAATGATGACCAAAACAGGAAAAGTAGGGTTTATAGGAGGTGTTCCTGTTCCTGCCGTCACCAAATACGAAGCTGGCTACGCAGCAGGGGTTAAAGTATACAATGAATTACATAACGAAGATGTCCAAGTCATATCAGGTTATGCGAACACATTCAACGACCCTGCTTTAGGAAAAAGTTTAGCCCTAACACAGATGGAAAACGGTGCAGATATTGTTTTTCATGCGTCTGGGCCAACGGGTAATGGGGTAATTGATGCTGCTAAAGAAAAAGGAAGTAATCTATACGATCTACCCAAAAACGCCCCTTTAGAGCAAATCATCGACAAATACTATGAATTAGAAAAAAACTACTTTGCAATAGGTGTGGATGTAGACCAAGATTACATGGCTCCGGGTTACGTATTAACAAGTGCAATGAAAAGGGTTGACACAGCTGCTTTTGAGGGCATTCAAGCCTCCATGTCCGTTAGAACATTTGAATCTGGTGTCTTTAGATTAGGCATGAAAGAAGACGGAGTAAGTATAACGCCAATGAAATACACAAGAAGCATGGTACCCATTAGATACTTTGTAGAAATCGAATATCTAAAAAAATTGATAAAAGAAGGCAAATTGATAATACCATCAGATCCTTCCCAAATTGGATCATTTGAAGTTCCTGAGATAACTTTCCCATACTAA